The Hydra vulgaris chromosome 14, alternate assembly HydraT2T_AEP genome includes the window ATAGTTCGACaagttattcaaataattttgatttatattacaATCCTTATGGTGAATTTGACCGTAATAGTCATGTATTTATGAATAGAGCAAACTATGATTTACTTACAACCGGAGGATCAGGTAGTATTCCACCTGGATGAAATTATTTACCCAGAGTTGCACCTTTCTCTGGAAATAAAAGAATGAGAcctttttatttgtgttttgatCCTGTTTATAATGGTGACCAAGTTATGCCTACCTACGTTAGATTTAAATTACATTGAAAACACTCATTTAGAACTTATGGTTTTACGATATTGCTAATGTTGCACTAGTAGTACATGGCTATACTAAGTCTGCACCTATACCAGCTCAATTTGCCAAAGACTTTACTTATAGTAATTGTACCatgtttaatcattttaatgtTAACGGAGGAGAAATATCTATGGTTAACAGTTATCAGAAAATGTTCTACCCTGCCTTTAATACTatgtttataagtaaaataacaCTAGATAATAATGAaccagaaaacaaaaaaattaagttgtaaaatttttttattaataaagtgtatatacatacaaagtgtttttattaattatatagaTACATAGTCActaaatttatctaaaacattttcattacattcgctattatttaatttagtctAATGAAGTAAGTATATTTCCACAAGtgctaatttcttttaattcttctGGTGTGAATACATTTAATATCACTTCATTTCCACAAGtgctaatttcttttaattcttctGGTGTGAATACATTTAATATCACCAAACTATAGAATAACACACCTATTCTCAAACGCTTGATATTCAGAAGGATGCCATTTTAAGATATCATACTTGTTATCcgaattcatttttataagagTAGGATGTGCATCTATGGCCATAGCATCCTTATATTTAACATACGATGTTGAGGTTTTCAGAGCCTTCTAATAACTGCTTCATCGTCTGTATAACCCCTAAGTGTTCGAAAACCATCTCGTCACATCTATAGGCTAGAGAATTACTAAGTGACTGTAACATAAATGCACACGGGGATGGGCAAGtggtacaaaaaaaataactaatttcaTGGGGAAGGTAAGACGAATACAACAAGTTAGCAAAATATGTTTTCCCTGAATCAGAGGATCCACATAAACTCAAAcctctcttttttatattttgattgaaaaaaaaggcACTTAGCAATTGTCTTAGCCTAAACTGATGTTCCGTTTTGTGTGGCAGTATGGCTAAGAAAAAACATTACAGCTCCGAGTCTAGCCTTATTATCACACACAACAACCCTAGGGGTTAAAACATCAATATTTCTTACCGACAGGTAGTTTTGCCGGAACGCTGTCTTTTTCATTGGTTCTAAGCAGCGAACATCGATTGTATATTCCAATACCCTCAACTCTTCGTTTGTTTCTAGTAAGTTATCGTAGTGACGACCATTTATAACGATGTTATCTTTAAAGATatgttaagaagttttttttatatgcagaTTTTTCCGACGTTTTTCTGATCGGTAACGTTACCTCTTCTGTGTCAATGTCTTTTGTGATCAATGTTTCATGCGaccataaaaatgttttcacgTACGCAACGGTGTTGTTTTAGTATTTTGCTGTTGCAATGTGCTTAACCTTAATTCTAGATTTGCAGGATATACACTAGATTCCGTACCGTTTATTATGCTGTTGGTTGCATCCAATTCATTCATATTTGCGTATTTTGAAATATCGTCTGCGTATGTTGGGAGTTGTCTTTCTAAATTACATCGTCTGTAGGAGTGCATAACGTATAGCTCATGCGTGTgcaactttttatcaaattcaCTACTTTTCCCGTCGAAGTACTTGCACACTGAGTAAGGGTATGTAATCACACTTTTGGTTTTTTTCGTTGTACCACATATACGTATTTTGTTTTCCTGAATAAATCACTTGAAAAGCTTCAAATCCGTATGCTTGGGattcattgaaaacaaataactcataattattaaataaattatatttacgaTAATGtagtcataataaaataaattatcatttaaaacttaCATCAGTAGGAATGTTTATAATTAGACAGTTTTTTCTTCTAGATGTTCCGTTATCACAACAGGGTGTTCTGTCGTTTTCACCGCAGCTTTTAGGTGGTTGCGGGACATCACCTTCTTCGATTTGGAGCTCTTCGTCGTCTGATATTTCGATCAGTTATCAGGAAGCTGATAAGCTTCCTGATAACTGATTGTGGTACTTTATCAATTTCCTTATCATTGATGTTATCGTTATTTTCAACATCCGATATTCCTCTAGTTGCATCACAGTATTCTCGCTCGTCACGTCTTTTAATGGGCGTAGATAAACCGTTGTCGTTAATAACTTCTGTAGTTTCTTCTCCATTCGTATCGCCTTTATCTGTTCAAGGGACTTAATGTATTCAATATAAACTTGTTGGAGCTTGGCTTCTCGTTCAGTGGCGGACAATACTCTTTTCCCACTTGTAACAGTTCTGCTAGAGCGTTTTCCTCTTGttgacatattaaaaaaatgttattatcaTTATGCACACAATCAATGTAATCACACACAactgttttgttatttaaaataaaggtttatatatacttttttaaactaatacttTGAttgagataaaacaaaaagtttaacataacTTCCGGTTGCTATGGTATTAtaattgagaagaaaaaaaaaagatcatccCTTACGATAAATAACTAGCGCGTCAATAATCCTATTGTTCCGTGCCATGACTAAtacaaaacatttacaaattCATTTCCATCCAATCCAACCATCCAACATCCACGCCCAACTATGAGATCTCATAGTAGAGCGTGGTTGTTGGATGGATACATGGTACAAAGGCTTCGTTCAAGAAAACCATTGATGCTCTTGACGTATGCGCAGCTGCACCATCTTGCTGGAACCAAACATCGTCCAAGCCTATCTCGTTCAGTTTTGGCAGGAAGAAATCCTGTAACACGTTGCGAGTGTAGAGGTCGTAGGTAAAGTTCTCGTGGGTTCTCAGCGCTCCTATACCGCATGCTCTGCTTCTTCACAGCCCCAGAAAGATGGAAGTGCGCCTCATCGCTGAAGAACACAAGTGTGTCATCAGGCAAGTCGAGAAAGGCCCTACACGCATCCTCACGAGCATCGAAGTCCCGAGAAATCAATTCCTGGTCGACAACAATCTTGTAGGGATGGAACTTCAATTCCTCATGAAGTATCCGTCTAACAGAACGAGCTGATAACCCAAGAGCTGATGCATGCTTGCGGGCAGATTGTCGGGGAGACCTCAAAATGGATTACCGCACAACTTTAATGTTCTGCGGAGATCTTGCAATCCTTTGGAGACCAGCTTCTTCTTCTTCACATCTCCAGATTCCCTGAAGTTCTTCACCCACGAAACAATTGACTGTCGTCCTGGAACACGGCCACGAGGTGCAACATGGAAGTGCCGACAAAATGCACGCTCTGTGGCGATGATCGATTTGCCATAGGAAAAATATGCCTCAACGGCTAATTCTAATAAGCTAGTTCCTCTGCCCCAACCTGTattatgattaatttaaaaacattgttttcattAGTACCAGTATCACTCAGAAGCTATTCTCTAAATATAACAGACCCTAAACTTTCTAgaactgaaataaatataacttctGGGTTATTTTTGGTAAGGTTCACGGAAGCTATATTTCGAATATTTTTCGAAATtctaaaatttgcttcgaaacATTTTTTCAGGGATTAGAACCCCGGTTCTTTTGCAGGGATTAGAACCCTCAAGATAAGATAGGGGGTTGATATTTTGTAACATAGTGTGGAAAAGGGAGGAGGGAGATCAGAAAAGATTTTTGCGTGACATAATTTGCAAATGACCCCTTACATCTGCACGGTGAAATGTCTCATATAAAATATTAGCTCTCTCAAAGTAAATAAAACCTACCTAAAGCTAAAGCTACTTAGGtgtttttgttaacaatataaattgtaaattcaAAACTATATTTGGCTAACCTATAGTTTATTAGTCAAAatatgaggggggggggggaattaATATAAGAAATCAAGTAATTTATgtctgttttatatatttttaaattatgtaacttAAATATTAATGAAACAAAACAATATGAACGCCACGCAGGATAAAATTTGCTAGGTTCCAAATGATTTAATATTGTGAAAAGGTCCTTTTGATttcttgataaatataaaataaataagtctacaatagtaaaataaataagtctaaaatagtaaaattacagtaaatataagttttaaaataaactatttagaTATGAAGGGTCtcacaatttaattatttttagagcCCTAGTTAAAGAACGGAACGTATCGGCACTGTATATCGGATCGATATTGTATGAGAATCTTTTTAATAATCACATGCAAagactgctaaaaaaaaaaaaaaaaaaacataactataaagttttttgatataataattattgtcaTATGTTATGAAGTTGTTTAATAATGCAAGGCCGTCAGGAAAAATCTACGGACCATAAAAAGGCAGGCCAAAAAGCATGCGGAAAGATCTTTTTTTGGCGAGCCCTCGTTAAATGATCAGTAGGTAATCCAGAAAAACAGAAGCTAACTAACAATATTTTGGATTTAAATTAATTGGgatatcaaaaaaagaaatttgtaattttgatgatttattatttataaaaatactaaagaaatgaaaaagtaatataaataaaataataatatagtaaaaatagagaaaaagtatacaaaaatagtGTAAGAtgaaaatagtattatttttacaaacacaCACCCAATGAATCTATCCCAACCTCTTTTCAGGCCTGGCtgtttgtatattattttttagatactATGTTTGAACTAAGATTGAGCAAGTTACTTACTGTTAACATTACGAATTGTTAACTTAGGCGGAATTTAATTCTAGATACCATACATAATTACCGTTTTGAAGCTACTTTCAGTGTATTATAAGTTACTCTTTAGTACTTTTAGTTGTTCTCAAGTAACCGCAGATATCGGTACCGGTTactaagatttatttttttggaagttGCTGAAATCCTCAAACCCTTAATAGAACTTCAagagagtaaacaaaaaacttagtGCTGGATTAGGACAGAGGTCGTTGGGATGAAGGGAGatactatattttaatattttagtttaatatgaAAGGAAGAGGGGCAAATATTTTATTCCGGCTCTGAAAAAACTACATTCTATTCAACAGTCATATTTgcttttgttaacaaaataaaattaaaaacatttataatgttcaatcaaataaaaagatattagaaaTGCATGTATAAGTACTATTATTCGACTAAATCGACTTTTAGTCGATTAGTAGATAATCCAAAGTCGATTAGATCCACTATCAGATTTTTCTAAGTCGACTAATTTCGACTAGAAAACTTTTAGTCGATTTAATCGAAGTCGATAGCAACACTAgtttaaacactttaaattttaaatttgcataacGTAAGTTTAAACCTTAGATTTAGAATTTACGTAAAAGTTTTGCGCTTTTCCTAAATGATATAGTTATGACGTTTAAAAGTGCAATTCCCTAAAGGCCTCTAACGCAAGTATAAGAAATCATTGTTGCAACGTAAACGGCTAATTACTAGTGGTTATTTAGATGAGATTTACAACGATTTCAAACAATTATATATACCTtagcaaactttttgttacataACTCCAAAATCTACCTAAAGTAAATCTCCTTAATCGCTCGGTAACATTAGTGAAGTAACATGTGTTACATATTTACTAATAACATAAGAtcctaatttattaatatttgttgtATGCGGCGAGTAAAAAACAACTTgctttttagtttgaataaacatatcaaaaacaaataaatccgCTATTAAGAAATGAATAAGAAAGCGAAGCTTCGTTCGAACATATTTTGAGAAAGaccaaaataatcaaaaagacCAATAGAATCAAACAAAATGCAGCATATGTTATAAGACTCTACCTTACAACAGTTCGACCAGTTCAATGCAATCCCATTTATCAATTGATCattgcattaatttaaaaatattttcaaaaatcaacaattttaCTCAACGATGACTACATATCCGATATTGAGAGCGGTAATGAAAATAGTTTCGAAGAGACtagtcataaaaaattaaacaagttattgataaactttattgttagtACTGATCAGCCGATTTCGATAGTACATCATCCagattttgtaaatttagttACTGAGTTGAACAAGCTACAACAAAATGCCATGCATAAACACGGTGTGccaaaaattaattacattaattaaGGACAAtctaatatcaaattatatgcTAGAATAGACATTTCTCTAATTCGATTGCGCAACTAATTTCTCAGCTTGAAAAAGAGGCCAGTAAggacaaaaatataaacaaatagcgGCAAACAATTTAAAGGATAATTCTTAATAGATTACTtgtctaataaaaaatgaatggaTTTAATAGTGACtgctttaaagataaaaaaattcaaaatctaaTATTAGACGATATAAATAGAGATCTGAAGATagaattaaatacaaaaaaagatgTATCGTTAAAAGAAGATATGTGCTGGGGAAAATCTCTAGAGTTTCTCCCAGTGTTCACCAGACGTGAAATTAATAATCATATGAACAAATGCGgtaaattaaaaggaaaaactattaaaaaaacgttAGAAAGAGGACTGAAATTTAAGCAAGAACGTTACATTTCTACAGACAGCTTATTTACAACACGAACACTCAAACACTTCATTGCAAAATGTACCTGTCGAGcaagtatgaaaaaaatgattcgtaaaatgcaaatatatataaatcgcAAAAATAGTCAAGTTGATAAGGCTTCTTGCAGTTGCCCAGCTGGATTAAGTGGTTATTGCAATCACATTATGGCTTTACTGTTAGAGTTGGCAGATTactcattaaattcttttaaagttgtTCCTTCTGAAATCGCTTGCACAAGTACTTTAAGAAAATGGGGAGTGCCTGGtgagaaacagaaaaaaatatatcctgTAATGAAAAACGTACTTCAtgctaattttacaaaaaaagggATTAACCCAACAGTATATGAGGCAAGACGTAACTTCAATTTTATAGATAACTTAAATGCTGTAATGAAGCtacagaataatttaaaaaaaattaacccaaATATTGGCTATGCTCATATTATACCAAATAAAATTCTCATTGATTCAGAAATCACAAAATTTGGCATGCAGTGTTTAGGATCCCCACTTTCATATCAACTTTTACCAGTTGAAcgaaattttattgttttatcacACTTATGTCAAAATGTTGAATGCGAGTCTATTATAACTTCTAACCTTACCTTACCTagtaaatttttagatatacCTGATACATGGAATTATTCCCCAAAAGAAATggagtttatgaaaaaaataattgtctCACAAGAAGAAAGTatatcattacaaaaaaaaactgtaaaacaaaGGCAATGTGCACAATGGTTTAAGGAGAGAAAATATAGAATAACATCATCAAATGCACATAAGATTTATATTAGGAAAAGTAACtttgaatttttgataaaacaacttacagaagacattaaaaaatcCAACAATGTTAAAGAAATGCTAAATCACGGTAATATTAATGAAGacattgcaaaagaaaaatttaaaaatgtaatgattTATCGATTAaaccaaaatatcaaaatacttGAGACTGGATTATTAGTTCAACCATGTATCCCTTGGCTTGGTGCAAGTCCAGATGGACTTGTTTTAATTGATTCAAAGCCatgtttaattgaaattaaGTGTCCTTACACAAAAAGAAATGAAAGTCCTAATGATTTAGTTAAGgaagaaacattttatattggTTCATTACCTACAGGAGAATTATTTCTAAAGAAGGATCACTTATTTGGCTATTATACACAAGTCCAAATGGCCATGGGTTTATCTGGACTAACTCATTGTTTGTTCATAGTTTATGTTTATAAAggaattattattgtaaatgttgattttgatgaattttattttttagatgttatcGATAAGTTAAgcgatttttataaaaaatatattttatcattctaCGTTTCTCagtaataaatattacatatcTTATATTCTTACTGTTTTATAAGAGGATCCATAAAGTTACACAATAAACAGCTTACAGTCCAGATTTGATTAATTGATCCATATAAAACAAGAGGTATTTCATTtcgtatttgtttatttttcttaattcgtTGTATGGCACGTTCTACATGAATTCTTAAAGCTGCtattgtttgactttctataACCTCTTCATGTGATAGCTGATCTCTCCCATTTAAAAAGGCTGGAATATTCAGTGTTACACCTAAAGGCTTAAGCagatcattaattaaaaaacccCTATCAGCCATTATAGAATCACCACTCTCCCATAGTTCTTTTTGCAAAAGTCCTGATTGCTTAACTATTTCAATATCAGAAATAGAGCCAACAATTAGTTCACTAACAAATGTTACTGCACCAGAAGGAGCAATGCCAACTAATCCTTTATAGGTTACGTGATGCTTATAATGTGAAAACAGACTTCTTTGAATCGTTAGGCTGGAAGGTCTTTGACAAAGCAACTCAGTACAATCAATAATAACCTTCGTTTGAGGATATGTCTCTTTAAAGCATTTTGGCATATTATGTTTAAGTTGGTCTAAATTTGGCCAAATTGGTATAGCACCAagtttaagatatataaaatttgacCATGTAATAAGGTATCTTGAAACAGTAGATTTTGGTGTTTTAAATAACCAGGaagtaaaacttaaagaaaaaccAAGTCTTAGccatgttaaaaacataaatagttGATCAACCGATTTCATTTTTGACTTACGACCAGGTTTGGATTCCGGTGTAGAATATGAAGGAGATGAAAATAATTCTTCAGGTAACTTTTCCTCAGAGTTATGCTCAGGATAATAATATTTCATGTTTTCACATTCATTTCCaggatttaaatattcaaataaaatgtcaaatttttcttttttcatgcCAGTAAATGAGT containing:
- the LOC136091092 gene encoding uncharacterized protein LOC136091092, with the protein product MSYSNSSIFRPNEVKKGGRGMYCCIPLCGSSFYNNNMEKTNIALFSFPNKEKKLDVYRAWCKEIFKYRRKGGADKFEIMKHTKVCEFHFRPEEIKVSSGCGKKTLKSGNEVPSIFSFKTPQDKLPRKSPCKKSKYSVFTTDIDTETHTIIDSTKNVDCENCKLLLSEKTIIEKKIEVCHESYRSLLEEYKTLKIINDQLKNNIFSFENFEKDDKYFNSFTGMKKEKFDILFEYLNPGNECENMKYYYPEHNSEEKLPEELFSSPSYSTPESKPGRKSKMKSVDQLFMFLTWLRLGFSLSFTSWLFKTPKSTVSRYLITWSNFIYLKLGAIPIWPNLDQLKHNMPKCFKETYPQTKVIIDCTELLCQRPSSLTIQRSLFSHYKHHVTYKGLVGIAPSGAVTFVSELIVGSISDIEIVKQSGLLQKELWESGDSIMADRGFLINDLLKPLGVTLNIPAFLNGRDQLSHEEVIESQTIAALRIHVERAIQRIKKNKQIRNEIPLVLYGSINQIWTVSCLLCNFMDPLIKQ